A window of the Ipomoea triloba cultivar NCNSP0323 chromosome 14, ASM357664v1 genome harbors these coding sequences:
- the LOC116003858 gene encoding F-box/kelch-repeat protein At3g23880-like gives MYVQIDIIRLILLKLTVEALIRCQCVCKEWRSIIQHPDFKLSYRGPRRVLAAAASDSTLIFTSITDSLCIKTLFHLSKNRSFPPPLYRWWSGVWCSCNGLVLFSVRKHILLWNPSTRCCTKVLELGRLSNTFPCDVVSGLCYVSSTGDYKAVLVFRNGCNGGDRTAMVASLKNKEWRKMTFPYYIGCSTDNGVNFHNTLHWRVNDSKQITFPWRCKNIIYFEAESDEFKELPGPELCGLKSEVLGLGIVDGCLSMVHQGKERGEKNVLVMKEYGVKKSWVRQFVISSASELFSIEYSYITLYSSKCNTKVLICSCLYGSWEILVYDVRNNKMDNYFLEYPKEGEGLCEAATCSYVESVVSPHEFIWRDDQHKPPENDIVLSVLK, from the exons ATGTACGTACAAATTGATATCATTCGCCTCATACTTTTGAAGTTGACGGTAGAAGCTCTCATCCGATGCCAATGCGTATGCAAAGAATGGCGTTCCATAATACAACACCCCGACTTCAAGCTCTCCTACCGCGGACCAAGGCGAGTGCTGGCGGCGGCGGCCTCCGACAGCACCTTAATCTTTACATCCATAACCGACAGTCTATGCATTAAAACCCTATTCCATCTCAGTAAGAATCGCTCCTTTCCTCCTCCCCTATATCGTTGGTGGTCTGGTGTTTGGTGCTCTTGCAACGGGCTTGTGCTTTTCTCCGTGCGAAAACATATTTTGTTGTGGAACCCCTCCACCCGATGCTGCACAAAAGTGCTTGAGCTTGGACGTTTGAGCAACACCTTCCCTTGCGATGTCGTCTCGGGGTTATGTTACGTCTCGTCCACAGGAGATTACAAGGCTGTTCTGGTATTCCGTAATGGCTGTAATGGCGGTGATCGCACTGCAATGGTTGCCAGCCTCAAGAACAAAGAGTGGCGAAAAATGACATTTCCTTACTACATAGGCTGCTCTACGGACAACGGGGTTAACTTTCACAACACACTCCATTGGAGGGTAAATGATTCTAAACAAATCACTTTCCCATGGAGAtgtaaaaatatcatttatttCGAGGCGGAGAGCGACGAATTCAAAGAGCTTCCCGGCCCTGAACTGTGCGGATTGAAAAGTGAAGTTCTTGGCTTGGGAATCGTGGACGGCTGTCTCAGCATGGTTCACCAGGGGAAAGAAAGAGGAGAGAAAAATGTGTTGGTTATGAAGGAATATGGAGTGAAGAAATCGTGGGTCCGTCAATTTGTCATCTCATCTGCCTCTGAATTATTCAGTATTGAGTATAGTTACATTACATTATACTCTTCCAAATGCAATACCAAAGTGCTGATATGCAGCTGTTTGTATGGTTCTTGGGAAATATTAGTTTATGATGTGAGGAATAACAAAATGGACAATTATTTCTTAGAATATCCAAAAGAAGGTGAAGGTCTTTGTGAAGCTGCTACATGCTCCTATGTTGAGAGTGTTGTTTCGCCACatgaatttatttggagagatGATCAACACAAACCCCCTGAGAATGATATTGTGTTGag TGTGTTAAAGTAA
- the LOC116003604 gene encoding 60S ribosomal protein L7a-1-like: protein MAPKKGVKLPVAASKKKPEKVVNPLFEKRPKQFGIGGALPPKKDLTRFVKWPQVVRIQRKRRILKQRLKVPPTLNQFSKTLDKNLATNLFKMLLKYRPEDKAAKKERLLKRAQAESEGKTPEIKKPIVVKYGLKHVTYLVEQNKAQLVVIAHDVDPIELVVWLPALCRKMEIPYCIVKGKARLGSIVHKKTASVLCLTSVKNEDKLEFSKILEAIKANFNDKYDENRKKWGGGIMGSKSQARTKAKERVLAKEAAQRMS from the exons ATG GCTCCGAAGAAGGGTGTGAAGCTCCCAGTTGCTGCTTCCAAGAAGAAGCCGGAGAAGGTGGTGAACCCGTTGTTCGAGAAGCGGCCGAAGCAATTCGGCATCGGCGGGGCATTGCCACCCAAGAAGGATCTGACGAGGTTCGTGAAATGGCCTCAGGTTGTCCGTATCCAGAGGAAGAGACGGATCCTCAAGCAGCGCTTGAAGGTTCCACCTACCCTAAATCAGTTCTCCAAAACCCTTGATAAGAACCTTG CCACAAATCTCTTCAAGATGCTCCTCAAGTATAGGCCTGAGGACAAGGCAGCAAAGAAGGAGCGACTTCTGAAAAGAGCCCAGGCTGAGAGTGAAGGGAAAACTCCCGAAATCAAGAAGCCTATTGTTGTCAAGTATGGGCTCAAGCACGTCACTTATCTTGTGGAGCAG AACAAAGCACAACTGGTGGTCATTGCTCATGATGTTGACCCCATAGAATTGGTGGTTTGGCTTCCAGCTTTGTGTAGGAAGATGGAAATCCCTTACTGCATTGTCAAGGGGAAAGCAAGATTGGGTTCT ATTGTCCACAAGAAGACAGCATCAGTTTTGTGCCTGACTTCAGTCAAGAATGAGGACAAATTGGAGTTCTCCAAGATCTTGGAGGCCATCAag GCCAACTTCAATGACAAATATGATGAAAACCGCAAGAAATGGGGTGGTGGTATCATGGGCTCGAAATCTCAAGCGAGGACAAAGGCCAAAGAAAGGGTTCTTGCGAAGGAGGCTGCTCAGAGGATGTCTTAG
- the LOC116003849 gene encoding uncharacterized protein LOC116003849 isoform X1 has protein sequence MALLPQNSIIFSWSLKPKSTFTALLGSSLNTKKSISPRRLSSPSSLFSIRCYSVLSQRPLRYAVLGAGYAGLSVVWHLLQEPNVTAHKGSARFEYSPDSPNSRSQHSPKEAPLFIDIYDEIGIGGGASGMSGGLLHPYSPKVKLLWKGEECWKESLNLLRIAENAKFSQSSNVEKQDHGQNENNFMVRRRGILRPALSSKNMDTMINNAQDFLASCRIETINRESAHNLVPSLFVPLDVAFHMPEAVNVHSQYYLEALYTACQNAAKDLSTSGVAHKELCLHKKSIDGLLELAGEYDAVIICLGARAAFLPELSGRLPLRTCRGVIARLRIDDHVREDYPDHGPSILADAWLAIQGPRDLHVGATWEWKSRNYSRAVSEGEATKALEELLQKASTVYPGIKKWSVRGLSAGLRAMPPLTPQGSLPLLGCVDELVGCKEAGKLWLFTGLGSRGLLYHGWLGKVIAQAVLSGIEGFIPLELTSWKHNVEL, from the exons ATGGCGCTACTCCCCCAAAACTCAATAATATTTTCTTGGAGCTTAAAACCAAAATCGACATTCACAGCACTTCTTGGCAGCTCTTTGAACACCAAGAAATCCATTTCACCAAGACGGCTGTCTTCTCCTTCTTCCCTGTTCTCTATCCGTTGTTATTCTGTTCTCTCTCAACGGCCCCTCAG ATATGCAGTCCTTGGTGCTGGCTATGCTGGGCTGTCTGTGGTTTGGCATTTGCTGCAA GAGCCAAATGTCACTGCGCACAAGGGATCTGCCCGCTTTGAGTATAGTCCCGACTCCCCAAACAGTCGTTCCCAA CACAGTCCGAAGGAGGCACCGCTTTTCATTGACATATATGATGAAATTGGCATTGGTGGAGGTGCATCTGGAATGTCTGGTGGACTCCTTCATCCATACTCTCCTAAAG TTAAGCTTCTCTGGAAAGGGGAAGAGTGTTGGAAGGAGAGTTTAAATCTTCTAAGGATAGCTGAAAATGCTAAATTTTCCCAATCATCAAATGTTGAAAAACAAGATCATGGTCAGAATGAAAATAACTTTATGGTTAGGAGAAG AGGTATTCTGAGACCTGCGCTCAGTTCGAAGAATATGGACACTATGATTAAT AATGCTCAGGACTTCCTTGCCAGCTGTAGAATAGAGACGATTAATAGAGAATCTGCACATAATCTTGTTCCAAGTTTGTTTGTGCCTCTGGATGTGGCTTTTCACATGCCTGAAGCTGTCAATGTTCATTCCCAATACTATCTCGAG GCTCTCTACACAGCATGTCAAAATGCTGCGAAAGACTTATCCACTTCGGGTGTTGCACATAAAGAGTTGTGCTTGCACAAAAAATCTATTGATGGCCTCCTAGAACTTGCAG GGGAGTATGATGCGGTGATCATATGCCTTGGTGCCAGAGCAGCTTTTCTCCCTGAGTTGTCGGGAAGGCTCCCTTTGCGGACATGCAGGGGCGTTATTGCTCGCCTGAGGATTGATGATCATGTTAG AGAGGATTATCCTGATCACGGCCCGTCAATATTAGCGGATGCATGGCTCGCTATTCAGGGACCGCGAGATCTCCACGTGGGCGCCACATGGGAGTGGAAGTCAAGAAACTATTCAAGGGCGGTTTCCGAAGGGGAAGCAACCAAAGCTCTGGAAGAGCTTCTGCAAAAGGCATCCACAGTGTATCCGGGCATCAAGAAGTGGAGTGTCAGAGGTTTGAGCGCAGGCCTAAGGGCAATGCCACCGCTCACTCCTCAAGGGTCGCTTCCTCTCTTGGGTTGTGTCGACGAGCTTGTTGGATGTAAAGAAGCAGGCAAGTTGTGGTTATTTACGGGGCTCGGTTCAAGGGGTTTGTTGTATCATGGTTGGCTAGGCAAAGTTATTGCACAGGCTGTTCTCTCCGGTATTGAGGGGTTCATCCCTTTAGAATTGACTTCATGGAAGCATAATGTAGAGCTCTAA
- the LOC116003856 gene encoding F-box protein CPR1-like, translating into MYAPIDIIRPILLKLTVEALIRCQCVCKEWRSIIQDPHFNPGQRRRLAAASGYSLDVTSITNTSLPIKTLLQVPENASLHHRWTGVWCSCNGLVLFSVEKNIFLWNPYTRCCTKVLELPRLSTAFSDYVVSGLCYVSSTGDYKVVLLLCLHFDSNLMVASLKNKEWRKVSFPYQVNYPRIGINFQNTLHWRTNGCLRRPATIIYFKAESNEFKELPTPESHTDLKRSSFILGLGIIDCMVCGEKEADEEKLQVWVMKEYGVKESWDNYFSGDSEYYATAAILSPILSYVESIVSPHEFIWRDDQHKPSE; encoded by the exons ATGTACGCACCAATTGATATCATTCGCCCCATACTTTTGAAGTTGACGGTAGAAGCTCTCATCCGATGCCAATGTGTATGCAAAGAATGGCGTTCCATAATACAAGACCCCCATTTCAACCCCGGACAAAGGCGACGGCTGGCGGCGGCGTCCGGCTACAGCTTAGACGTTACATCCATAACCAACACTAGTCTCCCCATTAAAACCTTATTACAGGTCCCTGAGAATGCCTCCTTACACCATCGGTGGACTGGTGTTTGGTGCTCTTGCAACGGGCTTGTGCTTTTCTCCgtggaaaaaaatatttttttgtggaATCCCTACACTCGCTGCTGCACAAAAGTGCTTGAGCTTCCACGTTTGAGCACAGCGTTCTCTGACTATGTTGTCTCGGGGTTATGTTACGTCTCGTCCACCGGAGATTACAAGGTTGTTCTGTTATTATGCCTTCACTTTGATAGCAATCTTATGGTTGCCAGCCTCAAGAACAAAGAGTGGCGAAAAGTGTCATTTCCTTACCAGGTAAACTACCCTAGAATCGGCATTAACTTTCAGAACACACTTCATTGGAGAACAAATGGTTGTTTGAGGAGACCTGCAACCATCATTTATTTTAAGGCGGAGAGCAATGAATTTAAAGAACTGCCCACCCCAGAATCACACACAGACCTCAAAAGATCATCATTTATTCTTGGCTTGGGAATCATTGACTGCATGGTTTGCGGGGAGAAAGAAGCTGATGAAGAGAAACTACAAGTGTGGGTCATGAAGGAATATGGAGTGAAGGAATCTTGG GACAATTATTTTTCAGGAGACTCAGAATATTATGCTACTGCTGCGATACTCTCCCCGATACTCTCCTATGTTGAGAGTATTGTTTCGCCACatgaatttatttggagagatGATCAACACAAACCCTCAGAGTGA
- the LOC116003855 gene encoding F-box/kelch-repeat protein At3g23880-like, which produces MYLQIDVIRLILLNVEVEALIRFQCVCKEWRSTIQHPDFKLSYRGPRRVLAAAASDSKLTFTSITNNNSPRIKTLFQVSENHSFLDTFRPLVRLWSGVWCSCNGLVLFSMGKHILLWNPSTRCCTKVLELSLRTDRDRYVFSGLCYVSSTGDYKAVLLLGSRYYAPLWVASLKNKEWLKMPFPYLPHSSIDDGINFRNTLHLRAICRYTRREMIIVFEVESDEFKELELPTPELHGGGKRAILGLGIMDGCLCMANKGEERREELQVWVMKEYGVKESWVCQFVISAPASELFNFGFSATTLYPSKCNTKVLICSCYCGSWEIFVYDVKNNKPDNHFSEESKYCGDAAAICSYVQSFVSPHEFIWKDDQHKSSENDVVLRFILEMFNI; this is translated from the coding sequence aTGTACTTACAAATTGATGTGATTCGTCTCATACTTTTGAATGTGGAGGTAGAAGCTCTCATCCGATTTCAATGCGTATGCAAAGAATGGCGTTCCACAATACAACACCCCGATTTCAAGCTCTCCTACCGCGGACCAAGGCGAGTGCTGGCCGCCGCGGCCTCCGACAgcaaattaacatttacatcCATAACCAACAATAATAGTCCCCGCATTAAAACCCTATTCCAGGTCAGTGAGAATCACTCCTTCCTTGACACGTTTCGCCCCCTCGTTCGTTTGTGGTCTGGTGTTTGGTGCTCTTGCAACGGCCTTGTGCTTTTCTCCATGGGAAAACATATTCTGTTGTGGAACCCCTCCACTCGTTGCTGCACAAAAGTGCTTGAGCTTTCACTCCGGACCGATAGGGATAGGTATGTCTTCTCAGGGCTATGTTACGTCTCGTCCACGGGAGATTACAAGGCTGTTTTGTTACTGGGCTCTCGCTATTATGCCCCTCTATGGGTTGCCAGCCTCAAGAACAAAGAGTGGCTAAAAATGCCATTTCCTTACTTGCCACACTCGTCTATAGATGACGGCATTAATTTTCGCAACACACTCCATTTGAGGGCAATTTGTAGGTATACCAGACGTGAAATGATCATTGTTTTTGAGGTGGAGAGCGATGAGTTCAAAGAGCTTGAGCTGCCCACCCCTGAACTTCACGGAGGAGGGAAAAGAGCCATTCTTGGCCTGGGAATCATGGACGGTTGTCTCTGCATGGCTAACAAGGGGGAAGAAAGAAGGGAGGAACTACAAGTGTGGGTTATGAAGGAATATGGAGTGAAGGAATCGTGGGTCTGTCAGTTTGTTATCTCTGCCCCTGCCTCTGAATTATTCAATTTTGGTTTTAGTGCCACCACATTATACCCTTCCAAATGCAATACCAAAGTGCTGATATGCAGTTGTTACTGTGGCTCCTGGGAAATATTTGTTTATGATGTGAAGAATAACAAACCCGACAATCATTTTTCGGAAGAATCAAAATATTGTGGTGATGCTGCTGCTATATGTTCTTATGTTCAGAGTTTTGTTTCGCCACATGAATTTATTTGGAAAGATGATCAACACAAATCCTCCGAGAATGATGTTGTGTTAAGGTTTATTTTGGAAATGTTTAATATCTGa
- the LOC116003849 gene encoding uncharacterized protein LOC116003849 isoform X3: MQSLVLAMLGCLWFGICCNPKEAPLFIDIYDEIGIGGGASGMSGGLLHPYSPKVKLLWKGEECWKESLNLLRIAENAKFSQSSNVEKQDHGQNENNFMVRRRGILRPALSSKNMDTMINNAQDFLASCRIETINRESAHNLVPSLFVPLDVAFHMPEAVNVHSQYYLEALYTACQNAAKDLSTSGVAHKELCLHKKSIDGLLELAGEYDAVIICLGARAAFLPELSGRLPLRTCRGVIARLRIDDHVREDYPDHGPSILADAWLAIQGPRDLHVGATWEWKSRNYSRAVSEGEATKALEELLQKASTVYPGIKKWSVRGLSAGLRAMPPLTPQGSLPLLGCVDELVGCKEAGKLWLFTGLGSRGLLYHGWLGKVIAQAVLSGIEGFIPLELTSWKHNVEL, encoded by the exons ATGCAGTCCTTGGTGCTGGCTATGCTGGGCTGTCTGTGGTTTGGCATTTGCTGCAA TCCGAAGGAGGCACCGCTTTTCATTGACATATATGATGAAATTGGCATTGGTGGAGGTGCATCTGGAATGTCTGGTGGACTCCTTCATCCATACTCTCCTAAAG TTAAGCTTCTCTGGAAAGGGGAAGAGTGTTGGAAGGAGAGTTTAAATCTTCTAAGGATAGCTGAAAATGCTAAATTTTCCCAATCATCAAATGTTGAAAAACAAGATCATGGTCAGAATGAAAATAACTTTATGGTTAGGAGAAG AGGTATTCTGAGACCTGCGCTCAGTTCGAAGAATATGGACACTATGATTAAT AATGCTCAGGACTTCCTTGCCAGCTGTAGAATAGAGACGATTAATAGAGAATCTGCACATAATCTTGTTCCAAGTTTGTTTGTGCCTCTGGATGTGGCTTTTCACATGCCTGAAGCTGTCAATGTTCATTCCCAATACTATCTCGAG GCTCTCTACACAGCATGTCAAAATGCTGCGAAAGACTTATCCACTTCGGGTGTTGCACATAAAGAGTTGTGCTTGCACAAAAAATCTATTGATGGCCTCCTAGAACTTGCAG GGGAGTATGATGCGGTGATCATATGCCTTGGTGCCAGAGCAGCTTTTCTCCCTGAGTTGTCGGGAAGGCTCCCTTTGCGGACATGCAGGGGCGTTATTGCTCGCCTGAGGATTGATGATCATGTTAG AGAGGATTATCCTGATCACGGCCCGTCAATATTAGCGGATGCATGGCTCGCTATTCAGGGACCGCGAGATCTCCACGTGGGCGCCACATGGGAGTGGAAGTCAAGAAACTATTCAAGGGCGGTTTCCGAAGGGGAAGCAACCAAAGCTCTGGAAGAGCTTCTGCAAAAGGCATCCACAGTGTATCCGGGCATCAAGAAGTGGAGTGTCAGAGGTTTGAGCGCAGGCCTAAGGGCAATGCCACCGCTCACTCCTCAAGGGTCGCTTCCTCTCTTGGGTTGTGTCGACGAGCTTGTTGGATGTAAAGAAGCAGGCAAGTTGTGGTTATTTACGGGGCTCGGTTCAAGGGGTTTGTTGTATCATGGTTGGCTAGGCAAAGTTATTGCACAGGCTGTTCTCTCCGGTATTGAGGGGTTCATCCCTTTAGAATTGACTTCATGGAAGCATAATGTAGAGCTCTAA
- the LOC116003849 gene encoding uncharacterized protein LOC116003849 isoform X2, producing MALLPQNSIIFSWSLKPKSTFTALLGSSLNTKKSISPRRLSSPSSLFSIRCYSVLSQRPLRYAVLGAGYAGLSVVWHLLQHSPKEAPLFIDIYDEIGIGGGASGMSGGLLHPYSPKVKLLWKGEECWKESLNLLRIAENAKFSQSSNVEKQDHGQNENNFMVRRRGILRPALSSKNMDTMINNAQDFLASCRIETINRESAHNLVPSLFVPLDVAFHMPEAVNVHSQYYLEALYTACQNAAKDLSTSGVAHKELCLHKKSIDGLLELAGEYDAVIICLGARAAFLPELSGRLPLRTCRGVIARLRIDDHVREDYPDHGPSILADAWLAIQGPRDLHVGATWEWKSRNYSRAVSEGEATKALEELLQKASTVYPGIKKWSVRGLSAGLRAMPPLTPQGSLPLLGCVDELVGCKEAGKLWLFTGLGSRGLLYHGWLGKVIAQAVLSGIEGFIPLELTSWKHNVEL from the exons ATGGCGCTACTCCCCCAAAACTCAATAATATTTTCTTGGAGCTTAAAACCAAAATCGACATTCACAGCACTTCTTGGCAGCTCTTTGAACACCAAGAAATCCATTTCACCAAGACGGCTGTCTTCTCCTTCTTCCCTGTTCTCTATCCGTTGTTATTCTGTTCTCTCTCAACGGCCCCTCAG ATATGCAGTCCTTGGTGCTGGCTATGCTGGGCTGTCTGTGGTTTGGCATTTGCTGCAA CACAGTCCGAAGGAGGCACCGCTTTTCATTGACATATATGATGAAATTGGCATTGGTGGAGGTGCATCTGGAATGTCTGGTGGACTCCTTCATCCATACTCTCCTAAAG TTAAGCTTCTCTGGAAAGGGGAAGAGTGTTGGAAGGAGAGTTTAAATCTTCTAAGGATAGCTGAAAATGCTAAATTTTCCCAATCATCAAATGTTGAAAAACAAGATCATGGTCAGAATGAAAATAACTTTATGGTTAGGAGAAG AGGTATTCTGAGACCTGCGCTCAGTTCGAAGAATATGGACACTATGATTAAT AATGCTCAGGACTTCCTTGCCAGCTGTAGAATAGAGACGATTAATAGAGAATCTGCACATAATCTTGTTCCAAGTTTGTTTGTGCCTCTGGATGTGGCTTTTCACATGCCTGAAGCTGTCAATGTTCATTCCCAATACTATCTCGAG GCTCTCTACACAGCATGTCAAAATGCTGCGAAAGACTTATCCACTTCGGGTGTTGCACATAAAGAGTTGTGCTTGCACAAAAAATCTATTGATGGCCTCCTAGAACTTGCAG GGGAGTATGATGCGGTGATCATATGCCTTGGTGCCAGAGCAGCTTTTCTCCCTGAGTTGTCGGGAAGGCTCCCTTTGCGGACATGCAGGGGCGTTATTGCTCGCCTGAGGATTGATGATCATGTTAG AGAGGATTATCCTGATCACGGCCCGTCAATATTAGCGGATGCATGGCTCGCTATTCAGGGACCGCGAGATCTCCACGTGGGCGCCACATGGGAGTGGAAGTCAAGAAACTATTCAAGGGCGGTTTCCGAAGGGGAAGCAACCAAAGCTCTGGAAGAGCTTCTGCAAAAGGCATCCACAGTGTATCCGGGCATCAAGAAGTGGAGTGTCAGAGGTTTGAGCGCAGGCCTAAGGGCAATGCCACCGCTCACTCCTCAAGGGTCGCTTCCTCTCTTGGGTTGTGTCGACGAGCTTGTTGGATGTAAAGAAGCAGGCAAGTTGTGGTTATTTACGGGGCTCGGTTCAAGGGGTTTGTTGTATCATGGTTGGCTAGGCAAAGTTATTGCACAGGCTGTTCTCTCCGGTATTGAGGGGTTCATCCCTTTAGAATTGACTTCATGGAAGCATAATGTAGAGCTCTAA